In one window of Mytilus galloprovincialis chromosome 6, xbMytGall1.hap1.1, whole genome shotgun sequence DNA:
- the LOC143080371 gene encoding heat shock 70 kDa protein 12A-like: MATGGRSSDILMVAAIDFGTTYSGYAYSMKGEYERDKLNIHANTAWNSGTSTVMSLKAPTCILLRKETKELVAFGYDAENEYADIASTGRVDDYYYFERFKMVLYTREDISREMEIDDIRGASFPAIDVFAASIGALREHMMGHVERQGLNLQPDEIKWVLTVPAMWTDKAKEFMRESAEKAGIRRDRLMIALEPEAASIYCQHLPPDKMTGGTEGFSVADDDTKYLVVDIGGGTVDITAHHKVCQDNLQELCSASGGACGGTTVDKEFLNFLENIVGERVMESLANDNSASYLDLVREFEILKRSISVPTKKKINFTIKPFADLNGLCLRFLEKEFKDVIDDSEYRDKISLVGDKMRMDGDLMKSLFDTACSHIVQEIRKVLKKIPTTNLKTFLLVGGFSECLIVQDAIQQAFPDVRILIPREDPGLAVAKGAVLFGHKPDFITSRITRCTYGRRIRPLFDESKHDPSKRVYGETGDRCRDVFETFMQKNKRVPVNEIVTVEYHTVMSSQGSVSVAIYYTFKDNASYVDDNGCKKLGEFRVPIPSPSAERRHVDVQFKFGGTELEVIATERQTGERTRYNFSLIN; encoded by the exons ATGGCAACAGGTGGCAGATCTAGTGACATTTTAATGGTGGCGGCCATTGATTTTGGAACCACATATTCCGGATACGCTTACTCCATGAAAGGCGAATATGAGAGGGATAAACTGAATATACACGCGAACACAGCATGGAATTCTGGGACAAGCACCGTCATGTCCCTAAAAGCTCCAACATGCATTCTTTTGAGAAAGGAGACTAAAGAATTGGTAGCATTTGGTTACGATGCGGAAAATGAGTACGCTGATATTGCCTCGACAGGAAGGGTtgatgattattattattttgaaagatttaaaatGGTTCTTTACACACGTGAG GATATATCCAGGGAAATGGAAATCGATGATATCAGAGGGGCATCTTTTCCCGCCATAGATGTATTTGCAGCCTCTATCGGGGCTTTAAGAGAACATATGATGGGTCATGTGGAGAGACAAGGTTTAAATCTACAGCCAGACGAGATAAAATGGGTCCTAACAGTACCGGCCATGTGGACTGATAAGGCGAAAGAGTTCATGAGAGAAAGTGCTGAAAAG GCGGGTATTAGAAGAGACCGATTAATGATCGCATTGGAACCAGAGGCTGCATCCATATATTGTCAGCATCTTCCACCTGATAAAATGACAGGGGGCACTGAAGGGTTCTCTGTAGCAGACGATGATACCAAATATTTAGTGGTAGATATAGGag GAGGAACCGTCGATATAACTGCTCATCATAAGGTATGTCAGGACAATTTACAAGAACTTTGTTCAGCTTCTGGGGGAGCTTGTGGTGGGACAACTGTTGACAAAGAATTCCTAAACTTCTTAGAAAATATTGTTGGAGAGAGAGTCATGGAGTCATTGGCAAATGACAACTCCGCCAGCTACCTTGATTTGGTGAGAGAGTTTGAAATTCTAAAGAGATCAATAAGTGTACCAACCAAAAAGAAGATAAACTTTACGATAAAACCGTTTGCAGACTTGAATGGTCTTTGTTTGCGTTTCTTGGAAAAAGAATTTAAAGACGTAATTGACGACTCTGAATATCGTGATAAGATCTCGTTAGTAGGAGATAAGATGAGAATGGACGGAGATTTAATGAAATCGCTTTTTGATACTGCATGTTCACACATTGTACAAGAAATACGTAAAGtcttaaaaaaaatacctactacaaatttaaaaacttttcttCTTGTTGGTGGGTTTTCAGAATGTTTAATTGTGCAAGATGCAATTCAGCAAGCATTCCCTGACGTACGTATTTTGATTCCACGAGAAGATCCGGGACTAGCGGTTGCCAAAGGTGCAGTTCTTTTTGGTCATAAGCCAGATTTTATAACATCACGTATTACAAGATGCACTTATGGTAGACGGATACGTCCATTATTTGACGAGTCGAAGCATGATCCGAGTAAACGTGTGTATGGAGAAACTGGGGACCGATGCAGAGATGTATTTGAAACGTTTATGCAAAAGAACAAAAGGGTACCAGTAAATGAGATTGTAACTGTCGAGTATCATACAGTGATGAGTAGCCAGGGATCAGTTAGTGTTGCTATATACTATACCTTTAAAGACAATGCTAGTTATGTAGACGACAATGGTTGTAAAAAGCTGGGCGAATTTCGCGTTCCTATTCCAAGTCCTTCCGCGGAAAGGCGTCATGTTGATGTGCAATTTAAATTCGGAGGAACCGAATTAGAAGTGATAGCAACCGAGAGACAGACGGGAGAGAGAACCCGTTACAACttttctttaataaattaa
- the LOC143080372 gene encoding heat shock 70 kDa protein 12B-like isoform X2 has protein sequence MACEESDNTLLVAAIDFGTTYSGYAFSTRISFKKDKLDIKANQVWNAGSKQLLSLKTPTCILLRKNLEIVSFGYQAENDYAAVVTDETEDDYYFFQQFKMKLYRCENLTLDTPLLDVL, from the exons ATGGCTTGTGAAGAATCTGACAACACGTTATTGGTGGCAGCTATCGATTTTGGAACAACTTACAGTGGCTATGCGTTTTCAACTAGAATTAGTTTCAAAAAAGATAAACTAGATATTAAGGCCAATCAAGTGTGGAATGCAGGTTCTAAACAACTTTTGTCATTGAAAACACCAACATGTATACTCCTGAGGAAAAACCTAGAAATAGTATCTTTCGGATATCAAGCAGAGAATGATTATGCTGCGGTAGTGACTGACGAGACGGAAGATGATTATTATTTCTTTCAGCAGTTTAAGATGAAGTTATATCGCTGTGAG AATCTAACATTAGATACTCCATTACTTGATGTTCTATGA